The sequence below is a genomic window from Mobula birostris isolate sMobBir1 chromosome 11, sMobBir1.hap1, whole genome shotgun sequence.
catgcctctgtaatttcctttattccattgcaatactgatacatgtgagttatgcttctccttgtcaaattacagtatgaattcaatcatattataatcgctccctcctaagtgttcctttacatcAAGCTCTCGAATaatatctgggttattacacaaaacGAATGCAAATACCCAGGGAAAGGTTAAGATGAATGAAACAGCAGATCACTCTGACGAAGGTCAAAAAGACAAACCAAAGTCTCTGGATAATACAGGTGAACCGAAGGCAGCAAGGGAAACAATCTCACTGCGGAAAAATAACGCATCGTATTCATTCATATTCTCACTTACCATCAATACTGATGAAGGTCAAGGACTTTATAGTCTTTACTttaataattgctacaacacccAATGTAAGATGgactttccccgagtaggctcaagcacaagcttctCGAAGAAACTACcttgtaggcattcaataaattccCTTTCTTACAATCCGAcatcaacatgattttcccaatccccttgcatattgaagtcccccattataaTTGTTACATTACCCTTAttgcatgccttttccagctccctttgcaatctcaaccccacatcttggctactatttggaggcctttgtatgattcccataatggcttTTTTATCCttccagtttcttaactccacccagaaagattcaacactctctgaccCAATATCAacactttctaaagatgtaattctgtCTTCCCAACAGAGCCataccactgcctatgccttcctgccatcctttcaatacaaaatatatcctttgatgttaagctcccatctatggccttctttccgccacgattcagtgatgcccacaatgtcataccgaccactctctaattgtgccaccttattccgaatgctgtgcacatttaagtacagcaccttcaatcctgcattcttcacccttttgaattttgcccctGTGGTACATTTTAACTCTGtgttgtctgcatttgtacccaatcattggcttgtccttccttacagtcATATTACATCCATCATCTGCTTGTAAACCTGATGGCTCATCCtgagctctatcatactggttcctacCCCACTGCCATGTTAGTTTAAATCACTCGCAGCAGTgttacataatgatatcaaacacctttctcCTGGGTAACAAGTGACCTGCTGCTTTCATATCACAAAGGTGCCACCATCCAATGGGAAAGACAACTGCCCTCCCCTTCAAATTCATTGGCATTACTATCGATGaattcaccaccgtcagtcaacTCGGGGTCGGGTGGGGGTTGTAGTCAGAGTAATCAGAAAGTCTCCGGGATCAGCCTTGTAATATCATGTGCTCTTTGTAGTGCTATGGGACATGGccagaacttgaaataatacTAATGGTGAGAGACATCACAGATTGAAGACGGGCAGGAATGGTCCATTCTGATACAGACAGAAAAACCATCAGAGAActggatggtcagcatggatcccTGATCCGTGCCCATTTGGAAGATCAGGAATTGTTTCTCCTAGTCAGGTTGAACCTTGCTGTTGCAGTGTTGATGTCAGATATCACCATCAAGATTAAAATGATCTCAACTGACAAAGAATCTGTGTGCAGGAATCTGAAACACAACAGCACATCAGTTCCATTGTCTCTGTCCAGATTTTTAAGGGGTGAACAAATATTTCCTATGTAACACCAATATATCTGTTGTTGATCCTAGGAGATGAAGAAGTGTCTCATCCCAGCTGGAAATGTGCTTTGTgtctgaaatgaagttttctCTTTGAACTCAGTGAGTCCACTGGAACCGGGGtgctgagaacacaccagcatttgttGATCTGTTCTGTCTGCGGGAAGTGATTCATTCTGTCATCTAAGCTGATGATACGACGGAAAATTTGCAGCAGTGACAAGCCGTTCACTTTCTCTGTCTGTtttggaagagattcactcactcagCCATCCTGCAGGCACACCAGTGAGTTCATCAGGGATAGAGACTGTTCAACTGTTTCATGTGTGGGAAGACATTTATTCAGTAATCTGATCTGTTAACACATGAGCAAGCTCTCATTGTGGGGAGGTTGTTCATCTGTTCAGATTGTGGGAAGTGATTCACACTCAtcccatccacagacacaccaGTGAGtacacacaacacagtacaccagctcagactgtgggattcactcagttatcatTCTTGTAGGCACTCCAGcttgttcacactggggagatgccgtttacctgctcagactgtgggaagggattctgtCAATCATCTCAATtaaaggtacatcaacaagttcacactggggaaaggcCTTTCATCTGCACAGACTGTAGGAAGGGATTCAATCGATCATCTCAATTGAaggcacatcagagagttcacagtggggagaggccattcacctgctcagactgtgggaagcgattcactgaGTTATCtaacctactggcacaccagcgagttcacactggggagaaaccattcacatgTTCACattgtgagaagggattcactcactcatctcaCCTAAAGGAACAtcagcgggttcacactggggagaggccgttcacctgctctgaatgtgggaggggattcactcagtcatctcaattgaaggtacatcagcgagttcacactggggagagaccatttacctgctcagagtgtgggaagggattcacacagttatCTAACTTACTAAGACAcctgcgagttcacactggggagaaaccattcacctgctctgaatgtgggaggggattcagtcGATCATGCAATCTTGT
It includes:
- the LOC140205030 gene encoding uncharacterized protein isoform X2, which gives rise to MPFTCSDCGKGFCQSSQLKVHQQVHTGERPFICTDCRKGFNRSSQLKAHQRVHSGERPFTCSDCGKRFTELSNLLAHQRVHTGEKPFTCSHCEKGFTHSSHLKEHQRVHTGERPFTCSECGRGFTQSSQLKVHQRVHTGERPFTCSECGKGFTQLSNLLRHLRVHTGEKPFTCSECGRGFSRSCNLVAHYQVHTAERPFTCSECGKGFNHSSQLKVHQRVHTGERPFTCSDCGKEFTRSSDLKEHLRVHTGERPFTCSECGKGFSQSSNLVSHYQVHTAERPFTCSACGKGFTHSSQLKVHQRVHTGERPFICSECADHLWEFPTVHHLRMTVIRKSP
- the LOC140205030 gene encoding uncharacterized protein isoform X4, which produces MPFTCSDCGKGFCQSSQLKVHQQVHTGERPFICTDCRKGFNRSSQLKAHQRVHSGERPFTCSDCGKRFTELSNLLAHQRVHTGEKPFTCSHCEKGFTHSSHLKEHQRVHTGERPFTCSECGRGFTQSSQLKVHQRVHTGERPFTCSECGKGFTQLSNLLRHLRVHTGEKPFTCSECGRGFSRSCNLVAHYQVHTAERPFTCSECGKGFNHSSQLKVHQRVHTGERPFTCSDCGKEFTRSSDLKEHLRVHTGERPFTCSECGKGFSQSSNLVSHYQVHTAERPFTCSACGKGFTHSSQLKVHQRVHTGERPFICSECAVVRESEDLIEVQDPKD
- the LOC140205030 gene encoding uncharacterized protein isoform X3 translates to MPFTCSDCGKGFCQSSQLKVHQQVHTGERPFICTDCRKGFNRSSQLKAHQRVHSGERPFTCSDCGKRFTELSNLLAHQRVHTGEKPFTCSHCEKGFTHSSHLKEHQRVHTGERPFTCSECGRGFTQSSQLKVHQRVHTGERPFTCSECGKGFTQLSNLLRHLRVHTGEKPFTCSECGRGFSRSCNLVAHYQVHTAERPFTCSECGKGFNHSSQLKVHQRVHTGERPFTCSDCGKEFTRSSDLKEHLRVHTGERPFTCSECGKGFSQSSNLVSHYQVHTAERPFTCSACGKGFTHSSQLKVHQRVHTGERPFICSECDHLWEFPTVHHLRMTVIRKSP